A genomic stretch from Aedes albopictus strain Foshan chromosome 2, AalbF5, whole genome shotgun sequence includes:
- the LOC109432568 gene encoding cyclic AMP-dependent transcription factor ATF-7 → MDSGERPFPCKLDGCRLSFTTEDHLNAHRKKHDMLLNLELPNKSNLFADQTPTPTRLIGKCEEVGLFDDLQRVNPFEETFRRAVEKSSGSGESSSEKTESSTLGPVGTGDETLHTPHVFPLLERRDSHKLSKLIISRSNSRKDDDAISQTVPIPDNRQSTKRKQKHLHNSSNKKPLVRVLPKATPTTQPVIIISCEKKETLPSIKPSSPLHPVKAKLKKYLARNGHLAETTTGEAKQTTTVRATVVNASSSSSQKVVERDDVPQNKPKERVQEESTDQKHERWKMAAKRYRTRVKQNQDKLHKKTLELEEENLRLKTELARMQHMLSLHKDCSVTRALQVGTIVSTSTGAAGPSSTAKAVLVPMVVGGHQPQQQQQLIVQPGVEVVPCSTPALKPVLPTAGTSGNPVYIILGNINTVSELAKPI, encoded by the exons ATGGATTCTGGAGAACGACCTTTTCCTTGCAAATTGGATGGATGTAGGCTGAGTTTCACCACCGAAGACCATTTGAACGCACATCGCAAGAAACACGATATGTTGCTAAATTTGGAGTTGCCCAACAAGTCGAACCTCTTCGCGGATCAAACACCGACCCCGACCCGTCTCATTGGCAAGTGCGAGGAAGTGGGTCTCTTTGACGACCTTCAGAGAGTGAATCCATTCGAGGAAACCTTTCGCCGAGCCGTCGAAAAGAGTTCCGGTTCGGGGGAAAGCTCGAGTGAGAAAACTGAATCTTCTACGCTTGGGCCCGTGGGCACCGGAGATGAAACACTGCATACACCGCATGTATTTCCGCTTCTGGAAAGGCGCGACAGTCATAAGCTTTCGAAGCTGATAATTTCAAGGTCCAACTCTAGAAAAGATGATGATGCGATCAGTCAAACAGTACCGATACCTGATAACCGACAATCAACGAAACGGAAGCAAAAACATCTACACAATTCCAGCAATAAAAAGCCACTCGTTAGAGTGCTACCTAAAGCAACGCCTACTACGCAACCTGTGATAATAATTTCGTGCGAGAAGAAAGAAACATTGCCGAGTATTAAACCGTCTAGCCCGTTGCATCCCGTAAAGGCTAAACTGAAGAAGTACCTAGCTAGAAACGGCCATCTGGCGGAAACGACGACAGGTGAAGCGAAGCAAACTACTACAGTCCGCGCTACAGTGGTTAATGCATCGTCTTCGAGCTCTCAAAAGGTCGTTGAACGTGATGATGTTCCACAGAATAAACCAAAAGAACGGGtacaggaggaatccacggatcAGAAACATGAACGATGGAAAATGGCAGCCAAGCGTTATCG AACACGCGTGAAACAAAACCAAGACAAGCTCCATAAGAAAACTCTCGAACTGGAAGAGGAAAATCTGCGTCTGAAGACGGAACTAGCTCGGATGCAGCACATGCTCTCGTTGCACAAGGATTGTTCGGTAACGCGAGCGCTGCAAGTCGGAACGATTGTATCTACCAGTACTGGCGCGGCTGGTCCGTCCTCTACTGCTAAGGCAGTGCTCGTTCCGATGGTCGTTGGTGGTCACcagccacagcagcagcagcagctgattGTTCAACCCGGCGTTGAGGTTGTCCCGTGCTCGACTCCAGCGTTAAAACCTGTTTTGCCTACTGCCGGTACTAGTGGTAATCCAGTTTATATTATATTAGGAAATATTAACACGGTGTCAGAGTTGGCTAAACCAATTTAG